One Phalacrocorax aristotelis chromosome 10, bGulAri2.1, whole genome shotgun sequence genomic region harbors:
- the CHRM4 gene encoding muscarinic acetylcholine receptor M4, with product MAAENRSATGGGAAWGLLDFIFQKELFAARDTDPMHNLSAQPWQAKMANLTYDNFTVGNRSSQPATNYKTVELVFIATVTGSLSLVTMVGNILVMLSIKVNRQLQTVNNYFLFSLACADLIIGVFSMNLYTVYIIKGYWPLGAVVCDLWLALDYVVSNASVMNLLIISFDRYFCVTKPLTYPARRTTKMAGLMIAAAWILSFILWAPAILFWQFIVGKRTVPEKECYIQFLSNPAVTFGTAIAAFYLPVVIMTVLYIHISLASRSRVRRHKPESRKERKGKSLSFFKSPLIKQNNNSPKRAVEVKEAMRNGKVDDQPSAQTEATGHQEEKETSNESSTVSMTQTTKDKPTTEILPVGQGQRPSHPRVDPPSKWSKIKIVTKQTGTECVTAIEIVPAKAGASNHNSLAISRPANVARKFASIARSQVRKKRQMAAREKKVTRTIFAILLAFILTWTPYNVMVLINTFCETCVPETVWSIGYWLCYVNSTINPACYALCNATFKKTFKHLLMCQYRNIGTAR from the exons ATGGCCGCTGAGAACCGCTCGGCGacgggcggcggcgcggcctgGGGACTGCTCG ATTTTATCTTCCAGAAGGAGCTGTTTGCTGCCAGAGACACAG ACCCCATGCACAACCTGTCTGCTCAGCCCTGGCAGGCGAAGATGGCTAACCTGACCTATGACAACTTCACTGTGGGCAACCGCTCCAGCCAGCCTGCCACCAACTACAAGACGGTGGAGCTGGTTTTCATTGCCACGGTCACTGGCTCACTCAGCCTTGTCACCATGGTGGGGAACATCCTGGTGATGCTGTCCATCAAGGTGAACCGCCAGCTCCAGACTGTCAACAACTACTTCCTCTTCAGCCTGGCTTGCGCGGACCTCATAATCGGGGTCTTCTCCATGAACCTCTACACGGTCTACATCATCAAAGGCTACTGGCCACTGGGGGCTGTGGTGTGTGACCTGTGGCTGGCCCTGGACTACGTGGTGAGCAATGCCTCTGTCATGAACTTACTCATCATCAGCTTTGACCGGTACTTCTGTGTCACCAAGCCCCTGACATACCCAGCCAGGAGGACCACCAAGATGGCAGGGCTAATGATCGCGGCTGCATGGATATTGTCCTTCATTCTCTGGGCCCCTGCCATCTTGTTCTGGCAGTTCATTGTGGGCAAGAGGACAGTCCCTGAAAAGGAATGCTACATCCAATTTCTCTCCAACCCGGCGGTGACCTTCGGCACGGCCATTGCTGCTTTCTACCTGCCCGTGGTCATCATGACAGTGCTGTACATCCACATCTCcctggccagcaggagcagggtgaGGAGGCACAAGCctgaaagcaggaaagagaggaaaggcaAGTCCCTCAGCTTCTTCAAGAGCCCTCTGATCAAACAGAACAACAACTCCCCCAAGAGGGCTGTGGAGGTGAAGGAGGCGATGAGGAATGGGAAAGTGGATGACCAGCCCTCAGCACAGACAGAGGCCACTGGCCatcaggaggagaaggagactTCCAACGAGTCCAGCACAGTCAGCATGACCCAGACCACAAAAGACAAGCCCACAACAGAAATCTTGCCAGTGGGGCAAGGACAGAGACCGTCCCACCCCCGGGTAGACCCACCTTCCAAGTGGTCCAAAATTAAAATCGTTACCAAGCAGACTGGGACCGAATGTGTCACTGCCATTGAGATCGTCCCAGCTAAGGCAGGAGCCTCTAACCACAACTCCCTGGCCATCAGCCGCCCAGCCAACGTTGCCAGGAAGTTTGCCAGCATCGCCAGGAGCCAAGTACGGAAGAAGCGCCAGATGGCAGCCCGGGAGAAGAAAGTCACCCGGACCATATTTGCTATCCTGCTAGCCTTCATACTCACATGGACGCCGTACAATGTGATGGTCCTCATTAACACCTTCTGCGAGACCTGTGTACCCGAAACAGTGTGGTCCATCGGCTACTGGCTCTGCTATGTCAACAGCACGATCAACCCAGCCTGCTACGCCCTCTGCAATGCCACTTTCAAGAAAACCTTCAAGCACCTTCTCATGTGCCAGTACAGGAACATTGGCACAGCCAGATAA
- the MDK gene encoding midkine, with translation MQVRGLLLLLALILLAATAEAGKNKKEKAKKDGSECEDWRWGPCVPNSKDCGLGYREGTCKDESKKLKCKIPCNWKKKFGADCKYKFESWGGCSAQTGVKTRSGILKKALYNAQCEEIVYVTKPCSSKIKSKSKAKKGKGKD, from the exons aTGCAGGTCCGcggcctcctcctcctcctggcgCTGATCCTGCTGGCCGCCACCGCTGAGGCTGGCAAGAACAAGAAAG AGAAGGCAAAGAAGGATGGCTCTGAGTGCGAGGACTGGCGCTGGGGACCCTGCGTTCCCAACAGCAAGGACTGTGGCCTGGGCTACCGTGAGGGGACTTGCAAAGACGAGAGTAAGAAGCTCAAGTGCAAGATCCCCTGCAACTGGAAGAAGAAGTTTGGCG CCGACTGCAAGTACAAATTTGAGAGCTGGGGTGGGTGTAGCGCTCAGACGGGTGTGAAGACTCGCTCCGGCATCCTGAAGAAAGCCTTGTACAATGCCCAGTGTGAGGAGATTGTTTATGTGACCAAGCCCTGCTCTTCCAAGATCAAGTCGAAGTCCAAAG CAAAGAAGGGCAAGGGGAAGGACTAG